The Myroides phaeus DNA segment TTGTTGAAGCACTTGAAGTTGTGAGAATGTATTTCTCAATTCAAGCTTAGCTGCTCTTAATACACTTTCGAACTCCTGAGTTTTTTCTTCAATAGTTAATTTTTGAAGCGCAATATTCTTACGGCGTTTACCCCCCGTTTGAATCAGTTGTTCTAAGTGTAAAGCAAACTGTTGCGTTTCCCCATAGTTTCCAAATAAGATAGGTTGTTCTTCTATATTTCTTGTTTTCCAAAGATTTACCTCTGCAATTTCAAAAGTAGGGTTTGGCCATAATCTCGCTTGTAGGAGTTGTGCTTCAGCTTGAGAGATCTCCATTCTCTTAGCAAGTATATCTAAGTTTTGCTCTAAGAATAAAGCTTCAGCTTGCTCTTTAGAGAGCTGTAGTATAGTGTTATCAGTTTGTTGTCCGTAAGACATCGTTGAGATAACGCAGGTTAGTGTAAAAAAAATCTTCTTAAACATGGTTCTGACTAATTTGAATGACAAAATTATTATCTGGTTGTTATAGGTTTATTTGAGTTTGATTAAATACAGATTAGAGCAAGATTAGAATTCGGTTAGAGAATTGTCAAGTGATGCTCATTGTTAAATAAAGCTACTACAATAATTAGATTAAATACTTTTTTTAAAATGTGTTAGTCAAGAAATATGCCAAATGGTGATTAATTTTTTGATATTAAATGAGATTTTAATTGGATAATAAAAGAGGTATTTGTTTAGATAATGTTTAAAATTATTGAGAAGTAATATTTTATTAACAAAAAGGAAAGTTTGAAAATTGTATAAAATTATAAACGAAAGCATTAACATAATTTCCGTATGATTAAATAGGGGAGCTATTTATTTCAATTTTATAGGTATTACTCATTTTGATTTCACTTTATAGAAGTCAAGAATAAAAAGTAACCGATTTTAGAAAGTTTAATACTGGAGGGTAGAACTTATAATTAGGGATAGAATTATTGTTTTTTTAAGGAGTAGTTTGCCTTGCTAATTTTTGGATTTAAACTCTCATTTTTTAGGAAAGAAATAGACTTTACGCTTTTTTGTTGTTTAATACACGAAAAGTAGAGTGACAGAAACAACTCAGAATAAGTGTTTTTTAGTTCTTTTTATTGTTAATTAAAAAAAATATGAGTAAAAAAATAGTGAAAGATAAGTCTTGTATGATATGGAGATATCAAATCTTCGATTATTGTACATTTTGACTATCGCAGATTGTAGAGATAATTTATTAAGTCGTTTTATGTTAGGGAAGTTGCTGTATTGATATGTGTTAAAAAAAACGGGAGTTCATTTGAGAATATCTTTGATTATTATTATAAAAACAGATGTTAGTAGTTGTTTTTAGGGTGATTTATTATTGAGTTTTTTATAATTAAGCTATATGGTAATTGTTAAAATTTTGTATGGTCATTTAAAGGATTGTGTATTGGCAAGATAATTGATTTATGTGTATATAATTTATTATTGCGAACTTTTATTAGTAATAAGTGTTTAATTGTATAACTATTAAGGATTATTAGTATAGAAAGTTCGTTTTGTTAAATAATTAGGTAAGGATGTGTTTATCCTTAACGCAAACATATGTCTAAACAAAGTAAAACTATGAACTATGCAAAACGCAACTACTGTAATTAAGAAACTTAAGAAATTACTTGAGATTAAAACGGATTTGGAATTATCTGATATTTTGAAGGTAAAACCTAATACTATTTCCTCTTGGAAGAAGAGAAATAGTTTGCAATATGAAGGAATTATTGAAATATGTAAGGAGAATCGTATTGATTTAAATGAATTGTTTTTAAAAGACTCTACTATTACACAGAGTAATTCTTTTTTAAAGAAACAAGTAAAGATGATTTCATTAGATCATCAGTTCGAGTATTTTTTGGATGCAGAGAAAGCATTAAAAGAAGCACCAAAGTTTGTTTTTCCAACGACAGATGAAGTAGATATTGCTTTTCAAGTAGCCTCTGAAAATATGTATCCTACCTTAAAAGTTTCGTCTTATGTTATTACCAAAAAGATACGCATAAAAGATATGCAACCCTGGCATTTATATTTATTCGTTTTGAAAGGAAGAGGCTTGATGACGTATAGATTTAAGCGTATTTTAGAAAACAATCATTTACTGTTTGTTAGTGATAACTCAAGTTATGAGAACTTAGATGTTGATCCGGCAGATATTATGGAGATCTTCTGTATTAGAGGTGCTTTTTTGCCAAACTTTAAAGGTATAGGTGATTTGTAGGCTGTAATATTTAGAGGTATTTATAAAGCAATTAAATTTATTTATTGTAAGCATTGTGTGAGTTCATTATCTTTGAGTAAATTATAGAAAAATGAAACTTACATCTTCAAGTTGGAATAAATATTTAAAAGCGGAATTCGAAAAAGACTATTTTAAGAATTTAGCAGAAGCAGTAAACTTAGCGTATGAAACTACGGTAGTTTTTCCTCCAAAAGAAGAGGTGTTTAATGCTCTTGAGATTATTAATTTTAACGATGTACGTGTTGTGATATTAGGACAAGATCCTTACCACGGTATGTTTCAGGCTAATGGGTTGTCTTTCTCTGTAAATAGAGGGGTGAAATTACCTCCGAGTTTGGTTAATATTTACAAAGAATTAGAGACTGATTTAGGTATTAAAAATCGCTGTGGAGATTTGACAACTTGGGCACAACAAGGAGTTCTATTATTAAATGCAACATTGACAGTAGAGCAAAAGAGGGCAGGTTCGCATCAAAAAATGGGTTGGGAAACATTTACAGATAAGGTTATAGAATGTTTATCAGAAAAAAGAGAAGGTATTGTTTTTATTTTATGGGGTAGTTACGCTCAGAAAAAGGGAAAGAATATCGATAGGAATAAACATTTGGTTATAGAAACTGCACATCCATCACCTTTGTCGGTTTATCGTGGATTTTATGGAAGTAAGCCATTTTCGAAAACGAACGATTACTTAGTATCAAGAGGTTTACAAGCAATTAACTGGGAGGTTAAATAAGAATAGTTGTTTCGTGTTGCTAAAGACAATTTCAATACTGTAGAACAAGGGTTAAATATATTAGAGGTACGATGTATTAAGGATTTAATATAAAAAAAGCACTACTAAACTTTTAGTAGTGCTTTTTTTATGAAATATATCAAGCTCTATTTAAGCTTTCTACGTTTTAATTCTGTTGTAATTAAATCTAACTCTCTATTCGTTTGTCCTGCAACAGAAGTGTTTTCTTCTGCTCTACGAATTAAGTAAGGAATAACGTCACGAACTGGTCCGAAAGGTAAGTATTTCGCTACGTTGTAGTTTTCTTTAGCTAAGTTGAAACTGATATTATCACTCATTCCGTATAATTGTCCGAAGAACAATTTCTTGTCATTGTGAGCGATATTGTGTTTCTTCATTAAGTCGATGATTAAGTAAGAACTCTTTTCGTTGTGAGTTCCTGCAAATAATGCCATAACATCAGCATTTTCAATCATAAAAGTAACTGCAGCATCATAGTTAACATCAGTAGCCGCTTTATCAACACAAATAGGAGATTTATATCCTTTTTGAGCAGCGCGTTCTCTTTCAACTTCCATATATGCACCACGAACTACTTTCATACCTACGTGGAAACCTTCCGCTTTAGCTATTTGGTGTAAATCTTTAAGGTATTGTAAACGATCCCAACGGTATAATTGTGCTGTATTGTAAATAAGTGCTTTTTCTTTGTTGTATTTACGCATCATATCTAAGCAAATCTCGTCAGCAGCATCTTGCATCCAACTATGTTCAGCATCGATTAAAAGTAATACATCATTATCATAAGCATATTTACAAGCCATATTGAAACGGTAAACGATACGTTCCCATTCTTTTTCTTCTTCAGCTGTAAACTTTACATTTTCACCTTTTTTAACGAACATATCAAATCTACCAAAACCTGTAGGTTTGAAAACTGCGAAAGGAATTGCATCAGGACGTTGTTTTCCAAATTCAATCGTCTTAATTGTCATATTCAATGCCGCATCAAATTGCTCCTCTGTTTCTTTTCCTTCAACAGAATAGTCTAAGACAGAAGCAACTCTTCCTTTACCGTACATATTATCAACAACCGTTAAACAGTCATCTTCACTGATTCCACCACAAAAATGGTCAAACACAGTAGAACGAATTAAACCTGTAACAGGAAGGTGTGTTTTAATTGCAAAATTTGCAAGTGCAGAACCCATTTTTACAAGTGTAGGTTTGCTGATCATATTAAAAAGAAAGTGTGCTCTTTTTAATTCATTATTGCTTTTTAGTGCGAAAGCAACTTCTGTATTGTTAAATAAATTTTCCATTATAAAAACTAAAATCGTTTCGCAAATATAAATACTCTTTTAGTAATTATTTAGGATATTTTTATTTTATGTTATGAATTTTTAAAAAAGAAAGAGTAGGAGGTATTTGAAATGATTTTAATTTAAAGAAATCTACTCTTGGGAGGGGATATTTGTACAGTGTTTTGTCGTCTTTTTAATTTTTTATTCTTTAGTTTGTGTAAGATAAAAGGACAGAAATGAAAAGAATAGAAGCAGAGAACTATGATATTTTATTTGGTGTGGAAGCATACCAAGAATTAGGAGACTTTTTAAATAAAGAACAGTATTCTAAGATATTTATCTTAACAGATACGAATTGTTATGATCATTGTTTGCCCTATTTTTTAGGCAACTTACCTACAGAGATTCCTTTTGAAATCATTGAAGTTGAGGCAGGAGAAGAGTATAAGACTTTAGAAACTTGTTCGGGTGTTATTCAAACAATGCTTGAGCTTGGGGGAGATCGAAAAAGTATTGTAATTACTTTAGGAGGTGGCGTTATCACTGATATGGGCGGATTTATCGCTTCTATATATATGAGAGGTATTGATTTCGTAAATATTCCAACTACGCTGTTATCTATGGTTGATGCTTCAGTAGGGGGGAAAACAGGAGTGGATTTAGAAGGGATAAAAAACTGCATTGGTAGTTTTGTAATGCCAAAGATGGTTGTTGTTGATGTGAAGTATTTAGAAACTTTAGAAGCGCGTCAGATTAAAGCTGGTTACGCAGAGATGTTGAAGCACGGTCTTATATATGATGCAAAGTATTATGATTATCTTAAAGATATAGCGAATATCGACTTTAACGACATTGAGATTCTAATCCATCATTCTGTTATTATCAAGAATTCAGTTGTTCAGCAAGATCCTAAAGAAGCAGGTTTACGTAAAATATTAAATTTTGGACATACCGTAGGACACGCAATTGAGAGTTATTATTTAACACAAGAAGATAAGAAGACATTATTACACGGAGAAGCAATAGCAATCGGTATGGTTGTTGAAGCGTATTTATCGACGCAATTGAATGGATTGTCCATAGAAGAATATGAAGACATCAAAAATTGTATTCACAGCATTTATGGAATTGAAAATATTGCAAAAGAAGATTATGCAGGGATATTAGAATGGTTGAAGTTTGATAAAAAGAATTCAGGAGGAAGTATTCGCTGTGTTTTATTAAATGAAATAGGGCAAGCAGAGTACAATTTGGAGATTGATAAGACGTTGGTAGATAAGGCGTTGAATGAATATTCTAAATAAGTTCTAAATTCATTTAGTTTTTCTTATTTCATTGCAATATTTTGTTACATTTGCGCTCGTGAAAATAGATGTTTTATATATTAGATTTTGTGTGCAATCGAAGCACAAAGTAAGACGTTTCGTTCGAAGGCAAAGAACGAATTTCGTATATAGCATTATTAAATATTTAAAGGAAACTTGTAAGTTTTTTATTCATAGCTACAAGTTGCCAATAGTATTTGCTAATATAAGAGTTTGAAAAGCGGATTAAATTTCGTATAATCAAATTTGTTAACCTATATTATTAAAGTTATTTTACCATGAATACAAAATACGCTGATTTAATCAATCAAACTTTTTACTTCCCACAAGAGGAATTCAAATTAAATAAAGACAATTTACAGTTTCACAATATAGATTTAATGGGATTAGTTGAAAAATACGGTACCCCATTAAAGTTTACTTATTTACCAAAGATTTCTGAAAACATCAATAAAGCAAAAGGGATGTTCAGAAAAGCAATGGAGAAAAATAAGTATAAAGCAAATTACTACTATTGTTATTGTACTAAGAGTTCTCACTTTTCATATGTATTAGACGAGGCTTTTAAAAATGACATTCACGTAGAAACTTCATCTGCTTTTGACGTTAATATCGTTGAGAGATTAATCGATGCAGGTAAGATTACAAAAGATACATTTGTAATTTGTAACGGTTTTAAACGTGATCAATACATTGACAATATTGCTCGTTTAATCAATACAAGACACGAAAATACGGTGCCTATTATTGATAACTACGAAGAGCTTGATTTACTTCAAGAACAGATCGAAAAGAAATTTAAGATTGGTATTCGTATTGCATCAGAAGAAGAGCCTAAGTTTGAGTTTTATACTTCTCGTTTAGGAATTGGATATAAAAGTATTTTACCTTTCTACAGAAAACAGATTGCAGAAAATCCTAATGTAGAATTGAAGATGTTACACTTCTTCATTAATACAGGAATTAGAGATACTTCGTATTACTGGAATGAGTTGTTGAAATGTTTAAAAGTTTACATTTCTTTGAAAAAAGAATGTCCTACATTAGACAGCTTGAATATTGGTGGAGGATTCCCAATTAAAAATTCATTAGCATTTGAATTTGATTATCAATATATGGTTGATGAGATCATTAATCAAATTAAAATTTCTTGTGAAGAAGCAGAAGTAGATGTTCCAAACATCTTTACTGAATTTGGATCTTACACAGTAGGAGAGAGTGGAGGAGCTATTTATGAAATTTTGTATCAAAAACAACAAAATGACAGAGAGAAATGGAATATGATTGATTCATCTTTCATCACTACTTTACCAGATTCTTGGGCTATTAATAAAAAATTTATTATGTTGCCTGTAAATAGATGGAACGACTCTTATGAGCGCATTTTGTTAGGAGGAATGACTTGTGATAGTGATGACTACTACAACTCAGAGCAAAACTTAAATGCTATCTATTTACCAAAGTACAATAAAGAAAAACCGTTGTATATCGGATTCTTTAATACAGGAGCTTACCAAGATACAATTGGAGGTTTTGGAGGATTACACCACTGTTTGATTCCACAACCAAGACACATTTTGATCGATAAAGATGAAAATGGTATCATTGGAACAGAATTATTCTCAGAACAACAAACAGCTGAGGATGTATTAAATATTTTAGGATATAACAAATAAGAATTATAAATAAAAAATATAAATAAAATGAGTAAAGGACCGATTAGTCAGTTTATTGAGCATAATTACAGACACTTTAATGCTGCTGCTTTAGTTGATGCTGCAAAAGGATACGAAGCGCATCTTGATGCTGGAGGGAAAATGTTAATTTCTATGGGTGGTGCAATGAGTACTGCAGAATTAGGAATTTCTTTAGCGGAAATGATCCGTCAAGATAAAGTTCAATTTATTTCTTGTACAGGTGCAAACTTGGAAGAAGACGTTATGAACTTAGTAGCTCATTCACACTATAAAAGAGTACCTAACTATAGAGATTTAACTCCAGAACAAGAAAGAGAGTTATTAGATAATCACTATAATAGAGTTACAGATACTTGTATTCCAGAAGAGGAAGCATTCCGTAGATTACAAAAACACTTAGAAGACGTATGGCACGCTGCAGAAGCAAAAGGTGAGCGTTATTTCCCACACGAATTTTTATACCAAGTTGTAAATTCAGGTGTATTAGAGCAATACTATGAAATTGATCCAAAAGATTCGTGGATTGTAGCTGCTGCTGAGAGAAACATTCCAATCGTTTGTCCAGGATGGGAAGATTCTACTTGTGGAAATATCTTTACTTCAAACGTAATTAAAGGAAACTTAAATGTACATACAGTTAAATCTGGAATTGAGTATATGATTTATTTGACTGAATGGTACCGTGCAAATTCAGGTGGACATGGAGTAGGTTTCTTCCAAATTGGAGGAGGTATTTCTGGAGATTTCCCTATCTGTGTTGTTCCAATGATGTACCAAGATTTAGAGTGGGAAGATGTTCCATTCTGGTCATATTTCTGTCAAATTTCTGATTCAACTACATCTTATGGATCTTACTCAGGAGCTGTTCCAAACGAGAAGATTACATGGGGTAAATTAGATGTTGATACTCCTAAGTTTATTGTTGAGTCTGATGCTACTATCGTTGCACCATTGATTTTTGCATATATCCTTGGAAACTAAACAAATAACTGATAGTAAATTAAATTAATTTTTTATTTGTTAATTTCGATTTTGCTATTACATTTGAAACAGAAATAAAGCAATAACAAAGAATGAAAAGAGTAATTGTTGATTACGCAAAATTGACGAACGAAATCTTGACACTATTAGTGGAGAAATTTCCTGATGGATATGATGACGCAGATATAGTTCGTTTTAAAAACGTTAAAAACGAAACAGTAGAAGCAGTTGAAGTTAGAACTGAAGATACTATATATTTGGTAAAAGTTAGTACTAAGTTAGCTGACAGAATCGAAAACTTCGATGACGAGGAAGATGATTTTGTAGACACTGCAGATGACTCGTTAGACGCATTGAAAGACTTAGAAATTGCTGACGAAGAAGATTAACAAGAAATCGATATAAAAAAACCACTCGCGAGAGTGGTTTTTTTATTTGTATTAACAAATAGATATTAAACTTCTATTATTTTGAATATATTTGCAGACGTTTAAAAATGACAATAGAATCAAAAATATGAAAGCAGGTATTGTAGGATTGCCAAATGTGGGGAAATCAACGCTATTTAATTGTTTGTCTAATGCAAAGGCTCAAAGTGCAAACTTTCCTTTCTGTACGATAGAACCAAATATTGGAGTGGTAAATGTACCAGATCCAAGATTATTGAAGTTAGAGGAATTGGTTAATCCAGAACGTGTATTACCTGCAACTGTAGATATTGTAGATATCGCTGGTCTTGTAAAAGGAGCAAGTAAAGGAGAAGGATTAGGAAACCAGTTTTTAGGAAACATTCGCGAGTGTAATGCTATTATTCACGTTTTACGTTGTTTTGACAATGATAATATCGTTCACGTTGATGGGAATGTAAATCCAATTCGCGATAAAGAAACGATTGATATTGAATTACAATTAAAAGATTTAGATACAGTTGAAAAGCGTTTAGAGAAAGCTAAAAAAGCTGGTAAAACAGGAAATAAAGAAGCTTTAGCTGAAGCAGACTTATTAGAGCGTATCAGAGAAGTATTATTGACAGGTAAATCTGCACGTGTAATCGAACCAAAAAATCAGGATGAAGAAGAATTAATGGAAGCTTTCCAATTAATTACAGCTAAACCTGTATTATATGTTTGTAACGTAGATGAAGATGCTGCTGTTAATGGTAATGCTTATGTTGAGCAAGTAAAAGAATTAGTGAAAGATGAAAATGCTGAAGTTATTGTTTTAGCAGTTGGAACTGAAGCTGATATTACTGAGTTAGAAAGCTATGAAGAACGTCAAATGTTCTTAGAAGACTTAGGATTAACTGAACCAGGTGTTTCTAAATTAATTCGCTCTGCTTATAAATTATTAAACTTACAGACTTATTTCACTGCAGGTGTTAAAGAAGTAAGAGCTTGGACTATTAAAGTAGGAGATACAGCGCCACAAGCAGCTGGGGTAATTCACTCTGACTTTGAGAAAGGATTCATTAGAGCAGAAGTTATTGCTTATGAAGACTATGTTGCTTTTGGTTCTGAAGCTAAAGTTAAAGAAGCTGGTAAATTAAGAGTAGAAGGTAAAGAATATATCGTTAAAGATGGTGATGTAATGCATTTCCGTTTCAACGTATAATTCTTACTACGAGATATTTTTAAAAGAGAGAAGCATAACGCTTCTCTTTTTTTTTCTTTAGAGTTAGGCAAAATACTTAATTGGATTTTTATAAATAATAATTTATTTTCTATGTAAATCTGTTAAGTTCTTTTGTGTAATTTTGAAGGAGATTTCAGAAAATAGTGTCATTTTACATTATTTAATTGAATGACGTTTTACTTCTATTTTTGAAGAGGTAAGCGGTTATACTTTACTTAACTGACAAATAATAATTTATAAAATTTATGGAGGCTTTGAATTTGAATCTTTTGAAAAAGGTATTTGAACTTTTAAAGAAATCGGTATTTGATTTTTTAGACGATAATGCAATGAAGTTTAGTGCAGCTTTGTCTTATTATACCATTTTTGCCTTGCCTCCGTTAATGATCTTAATTATTTCTGCCAGTAGTTTTTTTGTAGAGCAGAACGATGTTGCCAACTTTTTTTATGATCAGTTGACTGATTTAGTAGGTCCTAATGCTACAGAAGAAGTAAAAGGGGCAATGGCCAATGTACAATTGAGTAAGAAAGGTAATATTGCTACTATTATTGGGGTAGCGATGTTGCTATTTAGTGCTTCAGGGGTATTTGCTGAGATTCAGAGCTCGATAAATTATATTTGGGGTATAGCAGCCAAACCAGATAAAAGTATTGTTAGATTGGTTAAAAACAGGCTTTTGTCATTTGCTATGATAGCATCTGTTGGATTTGTTTTACTGGTGAGTTTATTCGTCAATTCAATGGTAAGTTTATTATATGGATTTTTGGGTGAATTTTTTGCTGAAGAGACGATTTACTTAGTTTACGTATTAAACAACATCGTTGTGTTTTTAGTAATTACAGTGTTGTTTATGTTGATTTTTAAGACATTGCCTAACGGTCAGATTAGGTGGAAAGATGCTTTTGTAGGGGCAGGGTTTACAGCAATCTTATTTATGATTGGTAAATTTGGAATAGGGTTGTATTTAGGTAATACAGCATCTATGTCGTTATATGGAGCAGCAGGATCAATAATCGTTATGTTAGTTTGGGTATATTACTCAGCGATGATACTATATTTCGGGGCAGAATTCACTA contains these protein-coding regions:
- a CDS encoding YihY/virulence factor BrkB family protein, with protein sequence MEALNLNLLKKVFELLKKSVFDFLDDNAMKFSAALSYYTIFALPPLMILIISASSFFVEQNDVANFFYDQLTDLVGPNATEEVKGAMANVQLSKKGNIATIIGVAMLLFSASGVFAEIQSSINYIWGIAAKPDKSIVRLVKNRLLSFAMIASVGFVLLVSLFVNSMVSLLYGFLGEFFAEETIYLVYVLNNIVVFLVITVLFMLIFKTLPNGQIRWKDAFVGAGFTAILFMIGKFGIGLYLGNTASMSLYGAAGSIIVMLVWVYYSAMILYFGAEFTKNYTELFGRKIIPGEYSVEIRKNVVKDSSDALGSE
- a CDS encoding arginine decarboxylase, with translation MNTKYADLINQTFYFPQEEFKLNKDNLQFHNIDLMGLVEKYGTPLKFTYLPKISENINKAKGMFRKAMEKNKYKANYYYCYCTKSSHFSYVLDEAFKNDIHVETSSAFDVNIVERLIDAGKITKDTFVICNGFKRDQYIDNIARLINTRHENTVPIIDNYEELDLLQEQIEKKFKIGIRIASEEEPKFEFYTSRLGIGYKSILPFYRKQIAENPNVELKMLHFFINTGIRDTSYYWNELLKCLKVYISLKKECPTLDSLNIGGGFPIKNSLAFEFDYQYMVDEIINQIKISCEEAEVDVPNIFTEFGSYTVGESGGAIYEILYQKQQNDREKWNMIDSSFITTLPDSWAINKKFIMLPVNRWNDSYERILLGGMTCDSDDYYNSEQNLNAIYLPKYNKEKPLYIGFFNTGAYQDTIGGFGGLHHCLIPQPRHILIDKDENGIIGTELFSEQQTAEDVLNILGYNK
- a CDS encoding helix-turn-helix domain-containing protein, which encodes MQNATTVIKKLKKLLEIKTDLELSDILKVKPNTISSWKKRNSLQYEGIIEICKENRIDLNELFLKDSTITQSNSFLKKQVKMISLDHQFEYFLDAEKALKEAPKFVFPTTDEVDIAFQVASENMYPTLKVSSYVITKKIRIKDMQPWHLYLFVLKGRGLMTYRFKRILENNHLLFVSDNSSYENLDVDPADIMEIFCIRGAFLPNFKGIGDL
- the aroB gene encoding 3-dehydroquinate synthase encodes the protein MKRIEAENYDILFGVEAYQELGDFLNKEQYSKIFILTDTNCYDHCLPYFLGNLPTEIPFEIIEVEAGEEYKTLETCSGVIQTMLELGGDRKSIVITLGGGVITDMGGFIASIYMRGIDFVNIPTTLLSMVDASVGGKTGVDLEGIKNCIGSFVMPKMVVVDVKYLETLEARQIKAGYAEMLKHGLIYDAKYYDYLKDIANIDFNDIEILIHHSVIIKNSVVQQDPKEAGLRKILNFGHTVGHAIESYYLTQEDKKTLLHGEAIAIGMVVEAYLSTQLNGLSIEEYEDIKNCIHSIYGIENIAKEDYAGILEWLKFDKKNSGGSIRCVLLNEIGQAEYNLEIDKTLVDKALNEYSK
- the ung gene encoding uracil-DNA glycosylase codes for the protein MKLTSSSWNKYLKAEFEKDYFKNLAEAVNLAYETTVVFPPKEEVFNALEIINFNDVRVVILGQDPYHGMFQANGLSFSVNRGVKLPPSLVNIYKELETDLGIKNRCGDLTTWAQQGVLLLNATLTVEQKRAGSHQKMGWETFTDKVIECLSEKREGIVFILWGSYAQKKGKNIDRNKHLVIETAHPSPLSVYRGFYGSKPFSKTNDYLVSRGLQAINWEVK
- a CDS encoding deoxyhypusine synthase family protein, with the protein product MSKGPISQFIEHNYRHFNAAALVDAAKGYEAHLDAGGKMLISMGGAMSTAELGISLAEMIRQDKVQFISCTGANLEEDVMNLVAHSHYKRVPNYRDLTPEQERELLDNHYNRVTDTCIPEEEAFRRLQKHLEDVWHAAEAKGERYFPHEFLYQVVNSGVLEQYYEIDPKDSWIVAAAERNIPIVCPGWEDSTCGNIFTSNVIKGNLNVHTVKSGIEYMIYLTEWYRANSGGHGVGFFQIGGGISGDFPICVVPMMYQDLEWEDVPFWSYFCQISDSTTSYGSYSGAVPNEKITWGKLDVDTPKFIVESDATIVAPLIFAYILGN
- a CDS encoding proline dehydrogenase family protein codes for the protein MENLFNNTEVAFALKSNNELKRAHFLFNMISKPTLVKMGSALANFAIKTHLPVTGLIRSTVFDHFCGGISEDDCLTVVDNMYGKGRVASVLDYSVEGKETEEQFDAALNMTIKTIEFGKQRPDAIPFAVFKPTGFGRFDMFVKKGENVKFTAEEEKEWERIVYRFNMACKYAYDNDVLLLIDAEHSWMQDAADEICLDMMRKYNKEKALIYNTAQLYRWDRLQYLKDLHQIAKAEGFHVGMKVVRGAYMEVERERAAQKGYKSPICVDKAATDVNYDAAVTFMIENADVMALFAGTHNEKSSYLIIDLMKKHNIAHNDKKLFFGQLYGMSDNISFNLAKENYNVAKYLPFGPVRDVIPYLIRRAEENTSVAGQTNRELDLITTELKRRKLK
- the ychF gene encoding redox-regulated ATPase YchF, encoding MKAGIVGLPNVGKSTLFNCLSNAKAQSANFPFCTIEPNIGVVNVPDPRLLKLEELVNPERVLPATVDIVDIAGLVKGASKGEGLGNQFLGNIRECNAIIHVLRCFDNDNIVHVDGNVNPIRDKETIDIELQLKDLDTVEKRLEKAKKAGKTGNKEALAEADLLERIREVLLTGKSARVIEPKNQDEEELMEAFQLITAKPVLYVCNVDEDAAVNGNAYVEQVKELVKDENAEVIVLAVGTEADITELESYEERQMFLEDLGLTEPGVSKLIRSAYKLLNLQTYFTAGVKEVRAWTIKVGDTAPQAAGVIHSDFEKGFIRAEVIAYEDYVAFGSEAKVKEAGKLRVEGKEYIVKDGDVMHFRFNV